ATGATTGCTCCAAGGCTGGGTGGAATCCTCCAGGTGATAGAGAGACTTGGACAGGATACGATGGCACTGCTTGAAGGCATTGGGATCGACCACCAGACCTTTTACCCGATTGGCATACCTAAGGGTATTGAGTGTGTGCTCACATGACTTCATGCCTGGGGAGATGGTGGCAATCATGCAGGTGCAAGAGTTTTCTCCAATGAATGAATCTCTTAGGACTTGGGTCAGCTTGCTAGCTCGGAAAGGTGTGTGGCCTTTATTGCGCCCCAAGGCTCGAATGCATTCTTTCAGGGCCAAGAGGCTCTTATTGATCTCGGCTCCCTCCAACCTGGTTAGTCGGTCTGCCCTGGAAGTATCTGCTCCCCGCTCATTGCCAGCCAGGTCAATCAAGGAAAACTTGCCATACAGTCTCCCTTTGCTTTTGAGGATAATCTGGAAAACGGCATGACTCCGGGAGGAATGGGAGTTGGCTGAGGTCTGGCCAGAAGTCCTGCATCGATTCCCAATCTCAATGAGCTTCAAGACGTCCTCAACACAGATGACCTCCTGCTCCAGCAGCCCCACCACCTGGACTTGCTGGTTGCTATCCTCCAGGACCCTTAGCCGGTTCTTCCAGTTCAGCAAATCGTAGACTTTTCCCCAGTAGATCTCAAAAAAGGCGCCAAAGACCTGGAGCTCCAGCATCTTGTAAGTGGGCTGCTGCAGCAGGAAGAAGACGTCGCGGGCGGCCATGGCGTAGATGCCTTTGGTGGAGTCCTGCTTCTTGCCAGAGAAGTCCCCTCCCATCGTGTGGGTCTTGCCGCTGCCCGTCTGCCCGTAGGCGAAGCACGTAGCCATGCCGCCACGGAAGATGGTCTCCACCAGCGGCTGGGCCGTGTGCTCGTAGACGCTCTCGTTGGTGGCGCCGTCGTCGAAAGCGTGGTCGAAGCGGAAGGTCTGGTGCTCCAGGTAGCGGGTGAGGTCGAGCTTTTGCCTGGCCTCGTGCACCATCACCACACCCGAGCAGGGGATGGTCACCACGTCCACCTCCTTGATCTCCGCCTCCCGCTGGTTGAGCGGACGCTTTCGGACGCAGACGCAGATCTTGCGGGCAGCGGCTCCGTCGTTGCGGCCGCTCTGCGGCAGGAGGCAACTCTGGGCCAGCAGTGCGGCCCCTCCGCCGCCGCGCAACAGGGCCTCGCGGCACTGCTGGATCACGGCGATCAAGTCCGCGTGCGGGTGGGCGTCGCGGGCGTCGCGCCGGGCTCTCCTCTCCAGCAGGGCCAAGTGGCGCTTCTCGCGCTCCAGGCGCAGCCGCTCCACCTCCAGCACGCAGGGCGACTTGCGGGCGGCCGTCGAAGGGGCTCTCCTCAGCTCGCGCTCCACGCCGTCCCCTCCCGGCTGCTCTCTGCCGGCGGGTGTCCCCGCGTAGTGGGGCGGCGGCGTGGCGTGGTCGCCCTGCTCCGACGGGGTTTGCGGGGAGAGCATTCCCGGGCTGAACTCCATCGGGGCCAAGTGAGGGTTGAGGCTGAAAGCTTGGCCGAGCTCCACTTTTTTGCCCTTGTTGGTGCCCCTTTCGATCCATTCCACCGTCACGTTGTTGGCGTCGTCGTGCAGCGCCGTCACCAGCGCCGGGTGGATCCGCCCGTCACTCCTCTTGATGTCCAGATAGGTTCCCAGCCGGATGGCCCCGAACGGCTTGGCCATGGCGCTCGGCGGCTCAGCCTCGGGATCA
This genomic window from Ahaetulla prasina isolate Xishuangbanna chromosome 2, ASM2864084v1, whole genome shotgun sequence contains:
- the KIF2B gene encoding kinesin-like protein KIF2B; the protein is MRKGAFYHQALNERDCPARVPACQPAPFSRFPRLPGIGRSYPGDPEAEPPSAMAKPFGAIRLGTYLDIKRSDGRIHPALVTALHDDANNVTVEWIERGTNKGKKVELGQAFSLNPHLAPMEFSPGMLSPQTPSEQGDHATPPPHYAGTPAGREQPGGDGVERELRRAPSTAARKSPCVLEVERLRLEREKRHLALLERRARRDARDAHPHADLIAVIQQCREALLRGGGGAALLAQSCLLPQSGRNDGAAARKICVCVRKRPLNQREAEIKEVDVVTIPCSGVVMVHEARQKLDLTRYLEHQTFRFDHAFDDGATNESVYEHTAQPLVETIFRGGMATCFAYGQTGSGKTHTMGGDFSGKKQDSTKGIYAMAARDVFFLLQQPTYKMLELQVFGAFFEIYWGKVYDLLNWKNRLRVLEDSNQQVQVVGLLEQEVICVEDVLKLIEIGNRCRTSGQTSANSHSSRSHAVFQIILKSKGRLYGKFSLIDLAGNERGADTSRADRLTRLEGAEINKSLLALKECIRALGRNKGHTPFRASKLTQVLRDSFIGENSCTCMIATISPGMKSCEHTLNTLRYANRVKGLVVDPNAFKQCHRILSKSLYHLEDSTQPWSNHSLPETDEFKIFCVPKEDQAPLPALSIISRGKGQKKRKEIEKAQAEDHQESLKWLKAFLKMAEDVEYDMEFYATQFETMLTEKIALLSEIQDKVKSFRANLCKEDIESNDILMKRSRIL